The sequence AGCACCTCCAGGCCGTTGATGCCGGGGAGGTGGTAGTCGAGCAGCACCAGCTCGGGCTGCTCCTCCCTGGCAAGCCTTATGGCGTCCTCGCCGGTTCCCGCCGTGCAGACTTCGTACCCCTGCTTCTTGAGGTTCTGCTCCAGGGACCACCGGATCAGGTGCTCGTCATCGACGACCATTATCTTCGCTCTGCGCATAGCGGCTCCTTAAGGATGATGTGCCGTGCTCAGCACCGGAATGCGCCGGTTGCTGCCGTTACTGCCGTTTTCAACCGATGGTCCCCGAACCAGCCATCGCCTCTTCCAGCTCGGCCTGCGTCGGGCAGTAGGCGGGGAGTTCCACGGTGAAGGTAGTTCCCGCACCGTCCTGGCTCACGCAGGAGAGGCGCCCGCCATGCTGCTCGATGAGACGGTGGCTGATGGCGAGACCGAGGCCGGTCCCCTGGGCCTTGGTGGTGAAGAACGGGGTGAAGATCTTCTCCAGGATCTGCGGGGGGATACCCTGGCCGGTGTCGGCAACCTTCACCTGCACCATGTCCATCTCGTCGATTCTCGCGAGCCTGCTCGTGACGGTGAGGGTTCCACCAGACTGCATCGCCTGCACCGCGTTCAAAAAGAGGTTCAGGAAGACCTGCTGGATCTGCTTCGGGTCTACGTAGACCGGCGGCAGGTCCTCGGCGAGCTCCAGCTTCTTCTCGATGTTCTTGCCGCCGCGGTGCTGCGAGGCGAAGATGAGGATCTTCTTGAGGGCGCTGTTTATGTCGGTGCAGGTCGGCTCCGCCACGGTCGGCTTGCCGAAGAAGAGGAGGTCGTTCACCGTCTTGTCCAGACGCGAGATCTGCTCCAGCACCTCGCCGATGATCAGGGCGCGCCCGTCCTCGGGAGAAAAGTCGTCCTTCAAGACGGTGATGGCGGCCGCGATCCCGGTGAGCGGGTTCTTGATCTCGTGGGCGATGCCGGCGGCCATCTCACCCACCGAGGCGAGCCGGTCGGCGCGCTCCATCTGCTGGAAGTGGTAGGTCTCCAGCTCCCTTTTCGCACGGTCCA is a genomic window of Geomonas ferrireducens containing:
- a CDS encoding two-component system sensor histidine kinase NtrB, producing the protein MLSICLLVFGIGTFAFLTLRREQMQLINSARESSELLLDTIERSLYNSMRHGNTEDVKVILEMVGQSENLVGVRIFHPHGVILKSSQGGEVGRVVDEHDFKLFLDNKREGVFTLEGHGEVLGMVKPIYNNRQCNLCHGSKSRIIGLLNVNYSLVETRRRIVELTKLFVMSTVAIIGFLSLAISLVMLKFVKKPLHQLARNMARVEAGDLSVRMVPEGKDEIGRLIVSFDSMVDRLDRAKRELETYHFQQMERADRLASVGEMAAGIAHEIKNPLTGIAAAITVLKDDFSPEDGRALIIGEVLEQISRLDKTVNDLLFFGKPTVAEPTCTDINSALKKILIFASQHRGGKNIEKKLELAEDLPPVYVDPKQIQQVFLNLFLNAVQAMQSGGTLTVTSRLARIDEMDMVQVKVADTGQGIPPQILEKIFTPFFTTKAQGTGLGLAISHRLIEQHGGRLSCVSQDGAGTTFTVELPAYCPTQAELEEAMAGSGTIG